The sequence TCTTCTCCTGCTCCATCGCGGACAACATCCGCTACGGCCGGCCCGGCGCCACCGACGCCCAGGTGGAGGAGGCCGCCCGGGCCGCCAACGCCCACGCGTACATCGAGCGCTTCCCGGAAGGCTACGGCACCCAGGTGGGCGAGCGCGGCGTGCAGCTCTCCGGTGGCCAGAAGCAGCGCGTGGCCATCGCCCGGGCGGTGCTGAAGGACCCTCGCCTGCTCATCCTGGACGAGGCCACCAGCGCCCTGGACGCGGAGAGCGAGCATCTGGTGAAGGACGCGCTGGAGCGCCTGATGAAGGGCCGCACCACGCTCATCATCGCCCACCGCCTGTCCACCGTGGCCAACGCGGACCGGGTGCTGGTGCTCGACGGCGGCCTCGTCATCCAGAGCGGCACCCACGCCTCCCTCATGAGCCAGGAGGGCCTGTACCGGCGCCTGGTGGAGCGGCAGTTTGTCGCAGCTTGAACGCCCGGTGCCCACACGGCGCTCGCCACGCACCCCGCGACAGTGGCGCGCCCACAGGCTCCCGATTAAGTCTGGGGCTCCGAAAGGAGGTGATGCCTTGAACGACAGCAACTCCAAGGCGTCCACCTCCGCTTCGCGGGCCTGAAGAGGCTCCGAAGCGGTGGCGGATGCTGGCAGTTCCGGGCCCGTTCCCCGCGAGGGGGACGGGCCTTTTCGCGACGGCTCGGGAATGCCAGACCGCCCCTCCTGTTCGGAGCGCGCCGGGGGGAGAGGCCGACTCAACACGTTTCATCCGGGAGTTTCCGCCGTGTCCATCACTCCATGCCCCAGCCCGCTGCCCACCGCCCTCCGGGACGAGGAGTCCGTGGACGCGCAGCGCAACCTCTTCTGCCCCAACTATGACGCCTGCCTGCACCTGGTGGTGAAGCGGGGCTGGGAGGGCTGGAGCTGCCGAAACTGCGATTTGCGCAAGTTCCGCGTCGGGCAGCCGAACGCCCAGGAATTCGCGGTCGCCCGGCCGGGTGCTTGGGACGGCAACTGACGCCGCCCGCGCCTGCCCCAGCGGGCGGCCGTCCATCGGAAACAGAATAATTGACGCATCCCTGCCTCAGTAGGCAGAACGGGACATGCGCTCCAAGAAAACCAAGTTCATCTTCGTGACGGGCGGAGTGGTCAGCTCCCTCGGCAAGGGTCTCGCCTCCGCTTCGATTGGCGCCCTGCTGGAGAACCGTGGGCTGGCCGTCACCCTCATCAAGCTGGACCCCTACATCAACGTGGACCCGGGCACGATGAGCCCGTTCCAGCACGGCGAGGTGTTCGTCACCGAGGACGGCGGTGAGACGGACATGGACCTCGGCCACTACGAGCGGTTCACCAACGCGCGGATGAGCCGGCTCAACAACTTCACGTCCGGCCGCATCTACCACGCGGTCATCATGAAGGAGCGGCGGGGCGAATACCTGGGCAAGACGGTCCAGGTGATTCCGCACGTCACCGACGAAATCAAGTCCAGCATCCGCCAGGCGGCGCAGGACGCGGACGTGGTCATCGTGGAGGTGGGCGGCACCGTGGGCGACATCGAGTCGCTGCCCTTCCTCGAGGCCATCCGGCAGATGCGCTACGACGTGGGCAACGAGAACGTCGTCTACGTCCACCTCACGCTGCTGCCGTACATCGGCGCGGCTGGCGAGGTGAAGACCAAGCCCACGCAGCACTCGGTGATGAAGCTGCGGGAGATAGGCATCCAGCCCGACTTCCTCGTGTGCCGCACCGACCGCGAGGTGCCCCGCGAGCTGAAGGACAAGATTGCCATGTTCTGCAACGTGGACACTCGCAGCGTCTTCACGTCGCCGGACGTGCGCAGCACCTACGAGCTGCCGCTGGAGCTGCACCGCCAGGGCCTGGATGAGCGGCTCGCGGAGGTCCTCAACATCTGGAGCCGGGCGCCCCACCTGGAGCGCTGGGAGAACATCATCCGCAAGGTGTACGAGCCCGCGCGCGGCCAGGTCCGCATCGCGATTGTCGGCAAGTACGTCAACCTCACGGAGAGCTACAAGAGCCTCAACGAGGCGCTGCTGCACGGCGGCATCGCCAACGACGTGAAGGTGAACCTGCACTTCGTCGACAGCCAGGAGGTCGAAGAGCAGGGCGCGGAGAAGCTGCTGGCCGGCGTGGACGCCATCCTGGTGCCCGGCGGCTTCGGCGTGCGCGGCACCGAGGGCAAGATCGCCGCCGTGCGCTACGCCCGTGAGAAGAAGGTGCCGTTCTTCGGCATCTGCCTGGGCCTGCAGATGGCCGTGGTGGAGTTCAGCCGCGGCGTGCTGGGCCTGTCCTCCGCCAACAGCTTGGAGTTCAACGAGCACACGCCGCACCCGGTGGTGACGCTCATGGAGAGCCAGGTGAAGGTGCAGGACAAGGGCGGCACCATGCGCCTGGGCAGCTACGCCTGTGCGCTGAAGCCCGGCTCGCTCGCCCACCAGCTCTACGGGCAGGACACCATCCAGGAGCGCCACCGCCACCGCTACGAAGTGAACAACGCGTACCGCAGCAAGCTGCAGGAGGCGGGGCTGGTCATCTCCGGCTCCAACCCCGAGCTCAACCTGGTGGAGATGATTGAGCTGGCCGACCACCCCTACTTCGTCGGCTGCCAGTTCCACCCTGAATTCAAGAGCAAGCCCTTCGCACCCCACCCCCTCTTCTCCGGCTTCATCCGCGCGGCGCTCGCCCAGCGGGACGCGAACGCGGCGGCCGGCAAGGTGACGGAATGAGCGCCCCCAACCCCATCGAGCTGTGTGGCTTCAAGGTCGGCCAAGGTCAGAAGCTGTTCGTCATCGCCGGCCCCGACAGCATCGAGTCCGAGGACATGGCCCTGCGCCATGCCTGGATGCTGAAGGAAATCACCGGCCGGCTCGGCGTGCCGTACGCCTTCAAGTGCTCCTACGACAAGGCCAACCGCACCAGCGGCAAGTCCTTCAGAGGCCCGGGTCTCAAGGAAGGCCTGAGAATCCTGAAGAGAATCCGGGATGAAGTGGGCGTTCCCGTCCTCACGGACGTCCATGAGACGAGTCACGTCGGGCCAGCCTCGGAAGTTGTGGATATCATCCAGATACCGGCCTTCCTGTGCCGGCAGACGGACCTGGTGGAAGCCGTGGCGCGTACGGGCAAGGGCGTGAACCTGAAGAAGGGACAGTTCGTGGCGCCCAAGGACATCGTCCACTCGGCGCGCAAGGCCTTCGAAGCGGGCAACCCCAACGTGCTCGTCACCGAGCGCGGTTCGACCTTCGGCTACAACAACCTGGTGGTGGACATGCGCGGCTTCGCGCAGATGCGCGACGCCGGCCTCGCCGTGTGCTTCGACGCCACCCACTCCGTTCAGCTCCCCAG is a genomic window of Myxococcus virescens containing:
- a CDS encoding CTP synthase; amino-acid sequence: MRSKKTKFIFVTGGVVSSLGKGLASASIGALLENRGLAVTLIKLDPYINVDPGTMSPFQHGEVFVTEDGGETDMDLGHYERFTNARMSRLNNFTSGRIYHAVIMKERRGEYLGKTVQVIPHVTDEIKSSIRQAAQDADVVIVEVGGTVGDIESLPFLEAIRQMRYDVGNENVVYVHLTLLPYIGAAGEVKTKPTQHSVMKLREIGIQPDFLVCRTDREVPRELKDKIAMFCNVDTRSVFTSPDVRSTYELPLELHRQGLDERLAEVLNIWSRAPHLERWENIIRKVYEPARGQVRIAIVGKYVNLTESYKSLNEALLHGGIANDVKVNLHFVDSQEVEEQGAEKLLAGVDAILVPGGFGVRGTEGKIAAVRYAREKKVPFFGICLGLQMAVVEFSRGVLGLSSANSLEFNEHTPHPVVTLMESQVKVQDKGGTMRLGSYACALKPGSLAHQLYGQDTIQERHRHRYEVNNAYRSKLQEAGLVISGSNPELNLVEMIELADHPYFVGCQFHPEFKSKPFAPHPLFSGFIRAALAQRDANAAAGKVTE
- the kdsA gene encoding 3-deoxy-8-phosphooctulonate synthase: MSAPNPIELCGFKVGQGQKLFVIAGPDSIESEDMALRHAWMLKEITGRLGVPYAFKCSYDKANRTSGKSFRGPGLKEGLRILKRIRDEVGVPVLTDVHETSHVGPASEVVDIIQIPAFLCRQTDLVEAVARTGKGVNLKKGQFVAPKDIVHSARKAFEAGNPNVLVTERGSTFGYNNLVVDMRGFAQMRDAGLAVCFDATHSVQLPSAGNGETAGERRFVSLLARSAAAAGIDALFTEVHEDPDRALCDGPCSLNPQMFEDVVRNVLSIRRVLGHEPG